A stretch of Imperialibacter roseus DNA encodes these proteins:
- a CDS encoding sulfotransferase-like domain-containing protein: MTLRISVWSGPRNVSTALMYSFAQRPDTAVVDEPLYGYYLKTTGSEHPGKDHLLEVLEKNADKIISKTILGFNGKPVYFIKNMCHHLVGLDESFLDELVNLFLIRDPREMLPSLVNQLPHPALRDTGLDKQLELFKKLKAAGKETFIFDSKDLLLNPEGMLRAFCSFVGIPFYKQMLAWEAGARPEDGAWAPYWYHNVHKSTGFAQYTPKNEKIRPDLQPLMDESIELYEELYKSAVKV; this comes from the coding sequence ATGACGCTTCGCATTTCAGTTTGGTCCGGCCCACGCAATGTTTCCACCGCTTTGATGTACTCATTTGCTCAGCGCCCCGACACGGCGGTGGTGGATGAGCCTTTATATGGTTACTACTTAAAAACAACGGGGTCGGAGCATCCGGGGAAAGACCATTTGCTGGAAGTTTTGGAAAAAAACGCCGACAAAATTATCTCCAAAACTATCCTGGGCTTTAACGGTAAACCGGTCTACTTTATCAAAAACATGTGCCACCACCTCGTTGGCCTCGATGAATCGTTTCTTGATGAGCTGGTCAATCTGTTTCTCATTCGTGACCCAAGGGAAATGCTTCCGTCGCTTGTTAATCAGCTGCCGCACCCTGCGCTACGTGATACCGGGCTGGACAAGCAACTAGAGCTCTTTAAGAAACTAAAAGCCGCAGGCAAAGAAACATTTATTTTCGATTCAAAAGACCTTCTGCTTAACCCAGAAGGGATGCTCAGAGCGTTTTGCAGCTTTGTTGGTATCCCATTTTACAAACAAATGCTGGCATGGGAAGCTGGTGCAAGGCCGGAAGATGGAGCCTGGGCTCCCTATTGGTACCACAACGTGCATAAGTCGACTGGCTTTGCCCAGTACACTCCTAAAAATGAGAAAATCCGGCCCGACCTGCAGCCGCTGATGGATGAAAGCATTGAACTATATGAAGAGCTTTACAAAAGTGCTGTCAAAGTGTAA
- a CDS encoding aminotransferase class IV, with product MDPKLPNPKNNDIKVYIDGQFYAREDAKVSVFDSVVQGGDSVWEGLRVYDGKVFMLDEHLERLVNSAKAMAFEGTPSKEEVKKAVVETLKVNGMMSDAHIRLTLTRGKKITSGMNPKLNQYGPTLIVLAEWKAPIYTTEQGLTLITSSIRRNSPQCLDSKIHHNNLINNILAKIEANHANCDGAVMLDLNGYVSETNTTNIFFAKKGELITPFADFCLPGITRALMLELAERNGVKWKEKNITIAEMYNMDEMFTTGTEGGLAAAVQVDGRQIGDGKVGPVTKQFQKWHEEETKKRGVVIG from the coding sequence ATGGATCCAAAATTACCTAACCCAAAAAACAACGACATCAAAGTATATATCGATGGCCAGTTTTACGCCCGTGAAGACGCCAAGGTGTCTGTGTTTGACAGCGTGGTGCAGGGCGGCGATTCCGTTTGGGAAGGCTTGAGAGTGTATGACGGGAAAGTGTTTATGTTGGACGAACACCTCGAAAGATTGGTCAACTCAGCCAAAGCAATGGCTTTTGAAGGCACTCCATCGAAAGAGGAAGTGAAAAAGGCTGTGGTAGAAACGCTGAAAGTGAATGGCATGATGAGCGATGCGCATATCAGGCTGACGCTCACGAGAGGCAAAAAGATTACCTCCGGCATGAATCCAAAATTGAACCAGTATGGCCCCACACTCATCGTGCTGGCTGAATGGAAGGCGCCTATTTACACGACTGAGCAAGGTCTGACCTTGATTACGTCCTCCATCCGTCGCAACTCCCCGCAGTGTCTGGACTCAAAAATCCACCACAACAACCTGATCAATAATATCCTGGCGAAGATCGAAGCTAACCATGCTAATTGCGACGGCGCTGTGATGCTTGACCTGAATGGCTACGTGAGCGAGACCAATACAACCAATATTTTCTTTGCAAAAAAGGGAGAGCTTATCACACCGTTCGCTGATTTTTGCCTTCCCGGTATTACCAGAGCGCTTATGCTCGAGCTGGCTGAAAGAAATGGTGTGAAATGGAAGGAAAAGAACATTACGATTGCCGAGATGTACAACATGGACGAGATGTTCACCACTGGCACAGAGGGTGGATTGGCAGCGGCAGTTCAGGTGGATGGCAGACAGATTGGCGATGGGAAAGTTGGGCCTGTAACCAAGCAGTTCCAGAAATGGCATGAGGAAGAGACGAAAAAAAGAGGGGTTGTAATTGGTTAA
- a CDS encoding porin family protein produces the protein MSNNKCANLFLILLISSISAAFSQKQLLPGELVTSDGTLLQGEINYEARKETPTSFEFRHQNGTVTTYTAENAQSLTIYLDDDVKEVFTSFNLEIDFGSMDLKKLDTKAEPTLTNKTVFVRNLVNGTIELYGLIDASDKSHYFVSKGASPPKELTYRKYYYSTNPDGTVSSITTSTGVAQVKTNEGYKNELYNLMKDNSTFVAKDFEKLEFKQKALINIVDKYNNGSTYVAATETMKFRPEISAVAAIVNTKDGTFNKDIPSSFSPSLGIGLYAKIPRTSWALQNNLRFTSINAEASNRTAANADNYEITTYQFSYIKLHTMFRYIHPLNSGTEIYFQGGMLNGFLVKEKVLTQRHFYTSDTETLADQSDKKMERGIVVGAGLGKKNIYLGLDYEISNGFRFSVFNPIFTTLYFTGTYRF, from the coding sequence ATGAGTAATAATAAATGCGCCAATCTATTTTTGATACTTTTGATATCCTCCATTTCAGCTGCCTTTTCACAAAAGCAACTACTACCTGGCGAGTTGGTAACTTCTGATGGAACGTTATTGCAAGGCGAAATCAATTATGAAGCACGAAAAGAGACCCCAACTTCCTTCGAATTTCGTCACCAGAATGGCACAGTCACCACTTACACAGCAGAAAACGCACAGTCACTTACAATCTATTTGGACGACGATGTAAAAGAGGTTTTCACTTCTTTTAACCTTGAAATCGATTTTGGGTCAATGGACTTAAAAAAACTAGACACAAAGGCTGAGCCGACCCTGACAAACAAGACGGTTTTTGTTAGAAACCTGGTAAATGGAACCATTGAACTCTATGGTCTAATCGACGCAAGTGATAAATCACACTACTTTGTCTCCAAAGGGGCATCCCCACCTAAAGAGCTTACCTACAGAAAATACTACTATTCGACCAATCCAGATGGTACAGTATCAAGCATCACAACATCAACTGGTGTTGCTCAAGTGAAAACCAATGAGGGTTATAAAAATGAGCTCTACAATTTAATGAAGGACAATAGCACTTTTGTGGCTAAAGATTTTGAAAAACTTGAGTTCAAACAGAAAGCTTTGATCAATATCGTTGACAAATACAACAACGGCTCTACCTATGTGGCAGCAACGGAGACTATGAAGTTTAGACCCGAGATTAGCGCAGTCGCAGCCATTGTGAACACTAAGGACGGCACTTTCAATAAAGATATTCCGTCCTCATTCAGCCCGAGCTTAGGAATTGGCTTGTACGCAAAAATCCCCCGAACGAGCTGGGCACTTCAGAATAACCTTCGGTTTACTTCAATCAATGCTGAGGCCAGTAATCGAACTGCGGCAAACGCTGACAACTACGAGATAACAACCTACCAGTTTAGCTATATCAAGCTTCATACGATGTTTAGATATATCCACCCACTCAACTCAGGAACTGAAATCTATTTTCAAGGCGGGATGTTAAATGGGTTTCTCGTTAAAGAAAAAGTGTTGACACAGCGCCATTTTTACACTTCCGACACCGAAACGCTCGCCGACCAGTCTGATAAAAAAATGGAAAGGGGAATTGTTGTGGGAGCAGGTTTAGGAAAGAAAAATATCTATCTGGGATTGGACTATGAAATAAGCAATGGGTTTCGGTTCTCAGTTTTCAACCCTATCTTCACAACCCTGTACTTTACCGGCACCTATCGCTTCTGA
- a CDS encoding MFS transporter, with protein MTLILMDMTDQTSSVILNKTRLRIAVASIFFVHGLNFSSWAARIPDIQLKLGLSEAALGGVLLILPLGSLASLPFSGVIIDKLGSRLVVLVATLGYALTLPFLGFSSSVAMLSVGLFIYGFFGNTVNIAVNTQAIGVQTHYGRTIMASFHGTWSLAGFTGAGIGTLMVALGIEPQIHYLIMLALVVVILSINYPHTLKEDVNRNTGKFKWVKPDGTLVKIGLIAMCGMMSEGCMFDWSGVYFKKVVEAPDAWVPLGFSAFMMTMAGGRFISDRLTNRFGIGTVLKGSGILIASGLLFAVALPYFATALIGFLLVGFGVSSVVPLAYSVAGKSKTMSAGMALTMVSSISFLGFLLGPPLIGFIAEASSLRASFLFIAVIGSLVAVITSMSKTIQRA; from the coding sequence ATGACGTTGATCCTCATGGATATGACCGACCAAACTTCCTCTGTAATTTTGAATAAAACAAGGCTTCGCATTGCCGTGGCTTCTATCTTTTTTGTGCACGGTCTTAACTTTTCCAGCTGGGCAGCAAGGATTCCCGATATACAGCTTAAACTGGGACTTAGCGAAGCAGCCCTGGGCGGTGTGCTGTTGATTTTGCCGTTGGGCTCTCTTGCTTCTTTACCGTTTTCCGGAGTCATTATCGACAAGCTAGGCAGCCGTCTGGTGGTGCTGGTTGCAACACTTGGGTACGCTCTCACTTTGCCTTTTCTCGGTTTTTCATCCAGCGTGGCTATGCTGAGTGTCGGGCTCTTCATTTATGGTTTTTTTGGGAATACGGTGAATATCGCTGTGAATACACAAGCCATCGGGGTTCAGACACATTACGGGCGAACCATTATGGCTTCATTTCACGGCACCTGGAGCCTGGCGGGCTTCACCGGAGCGGGCATTGGCACGCTGATGGTGGCGCTCGGTATAGAGCCGCAGATTCATTACCTGATCATGCTGGCATTGGTGGTTGTTATTCTTTCGATCAATTACCCTCATACACTTAAGGAAGATGTAAACCGCAATACCGGCAAATTCAAGTGGGTAAAACCTGACGGAACCCTGGTAAAAATTGGACTCATTGCCATGTGTGGTATGATGAGCGAGGGTTGTATGTTCGACTGGAGCGGAGTTTACTTCAAAAAAGTAGTAGAGGCGCCGGATGCGTGGGTGCCGCTGGGTTTCAGTGCATTTATGATGACCATGGCCGGGGGGCGGTTTATCTCCGACCGGCTCACAAATAGATTTGGAATAGGCACGGTCTTGAAAGGTAGTGGTATTCTTATTGCCAGCGGGCTGCTGTTCGCTGTGGCTTTACCCTATTTTGCAACAGCACTGATTGGGTTTCTTTTGGTAGGTTTTGGTGTGTCGTCGGTGGTGCCTCTTGCCTATTCAGTGGCTGGAAAATCTAAAACCATGTCGGCGGGTATGGCGCTAACCATGGTGAGCTCTATTTCTTTTCTTGGGTTTCTTTTAGGCCCGCCTCTCATTGGGTTTATTGCCGAGGCCAGCAGCTTGCGTGCATCTTTCCTTTTCATCGCTGTTATTGGCAGCCTGGTGGCTGTGATTACGTCGATGAGCAAGACAATACAAAGGGCTTAG
- a CDS encoding TolB family protein codes for MRKLATLLSIFGFIALSSCQQEDLLDVPLRPSYLVGYPKESGIDLGFISRSGLLPGALSSLPVKGNKPDSYDIFVSTDAKAEFTRVSTLFTDGNRLSIENLTNGTPYYVTVAGNKKGLASVQYDTIMVVPSKPKQLTKGSWVYDHAENISFSPTTDSAAYITRYIYSNWRDTPDLYIFPYYTNEPRRIEHNVKECEWAPSGRLIAFSRRLDANDPSGKDLQLSVYDLGKDTTINLPVFSTTLGSMTFSPNGEWIYYIDGDENENDLVWRIKIDGSFKEPVIGRQSFALEKSSNFVIDKITLSPHSEEVYFSGSENNYQVIYRHSLKSKTSQILFDDPWSSYLPSISPDGQKLAFFSTRSGATEVWTYDLSQSSLKQRTGSPLGGWYGLEIEWVTNSELSIGNRRLQL; via the coding sequence ATGAGAAAATTGGCTACACTTCTGTCTATTTTCGGCTTTATTGCTTTATCCTCATGCCAGCAGGAAGATCTTTTGGATGTACCTCTTCGCCCGTCTTACCTTGTTGGTTACCCAAAAGAGTCTGGCATTGACTTAGGGTTCATTAGTCGTAGTGGTCTCCTGCCGGGAGCGCTCAGTTCACTTCCCGTCAAGGGAAACAAACCAGACTCCTACGACATCTTTGTTTCTACAGATGCAAAAGCTGAATTCACAAGGGTATCCACGCTGTTCACAGACGGTAACCGGCTTTCTATTGAGAATTTAACCAATGGCACACCCTATTATGTCACCGTAGCAGGAAATAAAAAAGGACTGGCTTCCGTCCAGTATGACACCATCATGGTGGTTCCTTCTAAGCCCAAACAACTTACAAAGGGCTCCTGGGTTTACGACCATGCCGAAAACATCTCGTTCTCACCGACGACGGACAGTGCGGCTTATATTACTCGATATATCTATAGCAATTGGCGTGATACGCCTGACCTATATATTTTCCCTTATTACACAAACGAACCACGCCGGATAGAACACAATGTAAAAGAATGCGAGTGGGCACCTTCCGGCAGACTTATTGCTTTTTCCAGAAGGCTTGACGCCAATGATCCTTCAGGAAAGGATCTCCAGCTATCAGTTTACGATCTCGGCAAAGACACTACTATCAATTTGCCGGTTTTCTCCACGACTTTAGGTTCTATGACATTTTCACCCAACGGTGAATGGATTTACTACATTGACGGCGATGAAAATGAAAATGATCTGGTTTGGCGAATTAAAATAGATGGAAGCTTCAAAGAACCAGTCATTGGAAGGCAAAGCTTTGCTCTAGAGAAGTCATCCAATTTCGTGATTGACAAAATTACCCTCAGCCCACACAGTGAGGAGGTGTATTTTTCCGGCAGTGAAAATAATTACCAGGTTATATATAGGCACAGTTTAAAATCTAAAACTTCTCAAATTCTATTTGATGATCCCTGGTCTTCTTACTTGCCAAGCATTTCACCAGACGGTCAAAAGCTAGCCTTTTTTTCCACAAGGAGCGGGGCGACGGAAGTCTGGACTTACGACCTCTCACAAAGCAGCCTCAAACAGAGAACTGGGAGCCCTCTAGGGGGGTGGTATGGGCTTGAGATTGAGTGGGTAACAAACTCCGAATTGAGCATTGGAAACCGTCGATTGCAGCTTTAA
- a CDS encoding aspartate aminotransferase family protein, with translation MKLFDVYPLFDITPVKAQGSWLWDNKGDRYLDLYGGHAVISIGHSHPHYVERLSEQLSKISFYSNSIKNPQQEELAEKLGNMSGYPDYQLFLCNSGAEANENALKLASFVTGKKKVIAFDKAFHGRTSGAVAATDNPKIVAPFNAGHEIVFCRLNDEQAFTEALDADVAAVIIEGIQGVGGIRMPNDSFLQFIDKKCKEKGCVLILDEIQCGYGRTGKFFAHQYAGIRPHIITTAKGMGNGFPVGGVLIHPDIKPWSGMLGTTFGGNYLAAVACLAVLEVMESEKLMNNTLSLGSQWIKEIQELVGRQNVRGRGLIIGFDLPDTKTTVRKDLLVKHRIFTGEAKPNTIRLLPSLALKAEEVDLFNEALKVELS, from the coding sequence ATGAAACTATTCGACGTTTACCCTCTTTTCGACATCACACCGGTAAAAGCGCAGGGCTCCTGGCTGTGGGACAACAAAGGCGACAGATACCTTGACCTTTACGGAGGTCATGCGGTCATTTCCATCGGCCACTCTCATCCGCACTATGTGGAGAGGTTAAGCGAGCAACTTTCGAAAATTTCATTTTACTCCAACAGCATCAAGAACCCCCAGCAGGAAGAGTTGGCAGAAAAGCTGGGCAACATGTCTGGTTATCCTGACTATCAGCTTTTCCTTTGCAACTCAGGAGCCGAGGCCAACGAGAATGCATTGAAGCTGGCTTCCTTCGTTACCGGGAAAAAGAAGGTCATTGCGTTTGACAAGGCCTTCCATGGCCGCACATCCGGTGCGGTGGCTGCCACCGATAATCCGAAGATCGTGGCGCCGTTCAACGCCGGTCACGAAATCGTTTTTTGTCGGCTCAACGATGAGCAGGCTTTTACCGAAGCGCTGGATGCTGACGTAGCTGCGGTCATTATAGAAGGCATCCAGGGCGTTGGTGGCATCCGTATGCCGAACGACTCATTCCTGCAGTTTATAGACAAGAAGTGTAAGGAGAAGGGATGTGTTCTCATTCTCGATGAAATTCAATGTGGCTATGGCCGCACAGGCAAATTCTTTGCTCACCAGTACGCAGGCATCAGACCTCACATCATCACCACTGCCAAAGGGATGGGCAACGGCTTTCCTGTGGGAGGCGTGCTCATTCACCCTGACATCAAACCGTGGAGTGGCATGCTGGGCACGACATTTGGCGGCAACTACCTGGCAGCCGTGGCTTGCCTGGCTGTGCTTGAGGTGATGGAAAGCGAGAAATTAATGAACAATACCCTTTCTCTCGGCAGCCAATGGATCAAAGAAATTCAGGAACTTGTTGGCCGTCAAAATGTGAGGGGCAGAGGCCTTATCATAGGATTTGACTTACCTGACACGAAAACAACGGTGAGGAAAGATTTACTGGTAAAGCATCGCATTTTTACAGGCGAAGCAAAGCCCAATACCATTCGCCTTCTCCCCTCGCTGGCATTAAAAGCAGAAGAAGTTGATCTGTTTAATGAGGCATTAAAGGTGGAGCTGTCCTGA